The DNA window TTTGTCCATGTTGCATGGTGTCTAATCCCAGCACATTGAGAGCAGCACTTAAGATTCTTGGCATACTACTGCACTCATTGCTACCCATGGACTTAATCTCCCTCTGAACCCTTCTCAGAATCAGTCAAGTGAATGGCTTGGGCAGATCAAGTGAAAGCAAGCTAGCTCTCCGCAGAATGGCATTCCAAAGCACAGAAAGTCAGTGGAGGGAGACTCCAAGGTTGGGTTATATAAAAACACAGTGACCCTGCTCCTTGTCTGCCTGAGAATCTTTACAGAATGACATAACTTGAGGAGTTCCTCTTTGGATATCCTCCCCCACTTCTGCACATGCgagcattgtgtttttgtttttttgaagggGTGGCGTTGAATGTTTGTACCATCCTACAGCAAACTTTCAATAAACCAAAGGAGGCAAGTgtaatttttcataaataaatcagttttattgttgcatataaaattaaatcattttacaatttattcCAGTATTACACCTAATATCCAAATAAAGTAGCTACATTTATTagataaataatattaataataataaaaacattcatcctttgacatgtttcactttgtctttttttcatgaAGGGACATCAATAGCTGCCACAAAACATGAACAATAATGCCCACGTCAGGAAGGAATGAAACTACGCGCCTGTTAGACAAGTCGCCGAGTTACATTTCGTTGTCTTGTTCTTTAAGATATACCATGGTATGCTAATTGAAGATGCGCGTGTGCATATcaacatatacacacacaagtCTACAGTCTGGGTCATGTTGGAGAAAGGATCAAAATATACACAGTGAATTGATATCAGCATCTAGCATAAATGTACAATTAGTAATTACAACCTGCTCCATGACGAAGCTACTTTCAAAGCTCCAATAATATGAAGCGATTCATGTTAAGAATGCTGATGTAGTCACAGCAAACAGTGCACTTCATTAAGTCCTCATGATGTAAGTCCACAATTCCTTGGGAATCTAGTTACAACAAGAAGATGGTAGTTGGCTGATGGTCTGCCTTCACCCCTGCAGTCATCTAGACTGCCATTGGCTGCCAATGATGCAGCTGATCTATTTCTCACTGAGGGGTTTGGATCCTCTTCACCAATCAGTCTCTGAATTTGTGGATGTCATTGGAGAGGCGGTAGAAAGGGTAGGAGGCTTCGTTGGCATGTGGACAGTTGTAAGTGCACTTGCAGGACTCAATCATCATGACGTTCTTGTGGAAGGTCTCGCCGTCCTCACAGCGGAACTTGACACGGATGGTTCTGGTGTCGTGGGGACTGCAGCAGCGACCATCCACGCAGGCCCCGCAGTATTTGGGCCGGTACTTCTTCAAGCTGGAGCAACCAGCATAGTTGAACTTCACTGGCTGGCTGGACTTCTTGGTTCTGCTGCActtctttcctttctgcagAGGGATGAGAACAAAAAAGATGGCGATCAGTTGTGTGAGCAGAACCAGCAGTaagatatttttctgtttcatgcaTATTTCTATATCATTCAGTTGTGATTGGCTCAAGCTTACCTTCAGACTGGAGTAAGGTGACTGGGTGCATGGGCGCACTTCACAGATTCGTGTCTCTTTGACCAGCTTGCACTCGCTGTTGTTGTTGGTGACTCTGGTGGAGATACCGGTTCCACAGCTCTTGGAGCAATGGGACCAAGGTGTGGTTTGGACGATGCACTTTTGACTGTCAAACCTGTGGACTTCAGGTTCTGCTCTGAATGCtgagaacaaaagaaataaaccaaattagCAAATCATTATATGCTTCAAATGTTAAGATAGAACCTACAACTATTTAGAAAAGAttgactgaaatatttcttacCAGGTAGGGATTTGAGTCCTCCTTTGAAAATTGCAATGAGCTCATTCTTCTTGGTGAGGTCTTTCTCCAGCTCTTCACTCAGCATGTCTTTGCCAAAGATCTTTTCTAAGATGTCGGTCTCCTTGCCATCATTACACACCCATTCTTCACAGCACTGGCCAGCAACTTTCACCAGCCTGGGATTGGCACAGCCCAGGTTGGGCAGGGAGAGCTCTTGTGGACAAAGCGGGACGCATCCCACTGCTCCATCAATGCATGTGCATTGGTGTTTACAGTTGGGCTGGAAGCTCTCTCCATTCTGGTAGATCCTGCTGTTGTACTCACAGGGTCTGCCCTCTGATTTAGCTGTAAGAGggggaaaaacagaaagaaaggaatGTTATTCTTTCCTGCTCTTCTCAAAGATGTCTGCTAAAGACATCACATGGCTGCCAGATAAGGATCAGTTCAACTGAGAAATTATTCAGGCTGCCTGAGGAGTCTCCCTCCACAGTGGGCTTTGAGGTTTGGACTACTTGCATTCCACAGTGTTGAAATCACCTAGCTCCTACTCCTCTCATTTACAGAGAGGGGAAAACAGACTGCAGGCTAATTCAAAGAGCAAGTGTAGTCTGAATACATACCACGACAGATGCCTCGAGTTGTAGCAGCAGCAAAACTGGCCCCAAAGTTACACTCCAGCCCTTTGGTGTGATCACAGGGCTCGGTCAGACTGCAGTCCTCATTCAGCTGCCTGGCGCAGACCTTGCAGCACCCGCAGCCGTCCAGGACCACACTCACGCCGGGCGCGCACTTGGGCATCTCCGAGGGACAGTCACACATGGAGGGgcaagaggaggatgaggagaggACCTGCGCggttgacagaaaaaaaaaaatcttgatttaGACTTTAAATCTTGACCTCAAATCCAAAGGAAAGAACAAGTTGTTCTTTTCTCAAACATAATAATTGAACAGGatctgtgaaaatgaaaataacgAATAAAAACTCACCACGTGATGGCTTACGAGGAAGAAAAAAGTAGAGATGGTAGACATCAGCATCTTGGACAAATTTTCTTTGCGCGTAAAGAGGAATCCTTGTGAAAAGTCTGCGCCCGGTACTATTCCCTGTCTTGGTCGTTTGTCTCTCTTGTTTGCTGGTAGTCTTTGTAGCGTTAGAGGCTCGTTTAGAGCAGATGAGGCTCTCAGTAAAGCAGTTGCTGTCTGCTGCAGTCTGGCCACCTCCGCGCTTATATTGGTTCATGGGAAGCTGACGTCGTCCCCGCTGAAAGTCGGCCAAACTATGCCAGGAATGTTTCTCGGCGCATTTTCCATCCAAGACCTAAGCTCCACCCTGTCTAtacctttctctttttcttcttgttcagATAGATTCCCCTTCCTCTTGGATCCCATCTGAATActcttttccatattttctgaACTTGTTTATCCTCTCTttcatttcttcctcttcttgctTTTCACGTCTCAAACAGATTACCTAAGATACTTCCGAGCATGTGTGATTACCCTGTGaaactttgatatttttatttagttctccaaattaagaaaaacacgACGCTATAAAATAATATACACAAGTGCCACTCAAATCTAAACAAATCTGCAGCGGGGTGAAAAAAGTGTTGGTTTCACCTTAATTTGGCTACTATTAGTGACTAATCCCGTGGCATCGCTTATGCACATCGAATCCGTTCATCTTTATCAAATGTTGCAAACCCTGTCTAAggtaaaaaatgtgtttttctctctgttagTGTTGAAGGTGTGGGCAGAAATACGTTTAACAGCGTCTATTTCTGGCTCTCCGGTGCCTTTATTCAGAGAAGTCTAAGCGTTTCCAGATGCGCACCAAGAGCTCAGACGTAACAATATTGCCATATTTGGTATGGCAGTAGCCTACATTATTGACATATTTCTCCCTCTTTGGCCGGCATTCCTGACAGCTTAAATGCTGGTAAAATATGTTCCCCACGCAGggagattctttttttttttaattatttttattttttttgcactcaTTCCTTGGGTTCTCCTGACTTTTCACACAAACTGTCCACTTTTTGCTGGGTGGGGAAGAAATCTGCTCCTTTTGTGTGTCCATCTTTCCACATGATGTTGGTGGTGGGGAGTACAGAAAAATACTCGCCTACCTTTTACCTCGGGGGTTTCAGTAAGACCCTGCTACATGAAACGATTCCGATTTATTGATAGTTTTCAACCAGATGGGAAAGCTGTGCGTAAAGACGCAACAACATGATGCTTTAAACAGCTGGTAGACTCCCAAAACGTTTATAAGAATATGAACTTTTACCATTTCTATCTTGATATAgtcttttatatttgttttaaattacttcAAATGCAGCGCCGACCAAGACGGCTGATGAGCCTCACTGGTGAGTTTGGATTTGGTTTTTAGTTTGTTcgttttttatttctatgttctttttttactctgttCAGTATTAAGTATATGTTAGTAGCTTTTCCTTTACATGTATCTGATCTCTTTTTCAAAAAGAATTTATCAAATGGAAATATTATTCAATACTATCGTgacttgttaaaataaattattgaaaccTTTCCCCCTCTGCGCAAAATGTCTTAGgctggattttcttttcctttcctaGTTTTCATACTTCCAGTTGAGGACACTAGATGGTGATGTGACGGGATGAGTTTGGAggatgatgtgtttttttattttgggacTTGCAGGGCATATCTTCGTGGTTGCACTATAAACCCTCTGCTGATGTCTGTTTGCGCTCAATGAACAGCCTTATGAGTGagtgcgtgcgtgtgtgcgtgaGTGCACTCAGTCCGTTAGGGTAGGGGGTGTGTCTTTTGAGCACATGTGTGCTGTGCTGGACTGGAATGCAACTCACTTGTTATACAAAGTATTTCACAGTACTTTGCAAAAGTAGAtcgttttgatatatatatatatattttttttaaattgtgagtTTATGTAATGGGCCAGCAaagtattttatgattgtgaaGTGAGAGGGAAATCTCAAACAGGTTGTCTTTCTGAATTAACTTATGTTGAGATTGTTTGATCTTTCCAACAACTTTGACCTGTTTCTTTGCAGAGGAAGGGCATcccccacaacatgatgctgccaacaccatgTTGTCTTGTTACCTTTCCGACAATGGATTATGAAGGCTATTTAATTTACCGCATACAGTCAGATTAAATGAGACTGACAA is part of the Xiphophorus hellerii strain 12219 chromosome 9, Xiphophorus_hellerii-4.1, whole genome shotgun sequence genome and encodes:
- the ccn1 gene encoding LOW QUALITY PROTEIN: CCN family member 1 (The sequence of the model RefSeq protein was modified relative to this genomic sequence to represent the inferred CDS: substituted 1 base at 1 genomic stop codon), which codes for MEKSIQMGSKRKGNLSEQEEKEKGIDRVELRSWMENAPRNIPGIVWPTFSGDDVSFPXTNISAEVARLQQTATALLRASSALNEPLTLQRLPANKRDKRPRQGIVPGADFSQGFLFTRKENLSKMLMSTISTFFFLVSHHVVLSSSSSCPSMCDCPSEMPKCAPGVSVVLDGCGCCKVCARQLNEDCSLTEPCDHTKGLECNFGASFAAATTRGICRAKSEGRPCEYNSRIYQNGESFQPNCKHQCTCIDGAVGCVPLCPQELSLPNLGCANPRLVKVAGQCCEEWVCNDGKETDILEKIFGKDMLSEELEKDLTKKNELIAIFKGGLKSLPAFRAEPEVHRFDSQKCIVQTTPWSHCSKSCGTGISTRVTNNNSECKLVKETRICEVRPCTQSPYSSLKKGKKCSRTKKSSQPVKFNYAGCSSLKKYRPKYCGACVDGRCCSPHDTRTIRVKFRCEDGETFHKNVMMIESCKCTYNCPHANEASYPFYRLSNDIHKFRD